One region of Drosophila kikkawai strain 14028-0561.14 chromosome 2R, DkikHiC1v2, whole genome shotgun sequence genomic DNA includes:
- the LOC108072909 gene encoding uncharacterized protein isoform X2, with amino-acid sequence MTMLFKKCCFLLPLNYGCYIIGVLFLSFHVGELITHTNDTIFIKNVSQKSWGAVVMAPILMAGTLGSVLLIYGAAKVSARDASSCSGL; translated from the exons ATGACGATGCTTTTCAAGAAATGTTGCTTTTTGTTACCGCTAAACTACGGATGCTACATCATCGGCGTCCTCTTCTTGAGCTTCCACGTGGGCGAATTGATAACGCATACGAACGACACGATCTTCATAAAGAACGTCTCCCAAAAGTCCTGGGGTGCTGTTGTCATGGCCCCAATCCTGATGGCGGGAACCTTGGGGTCCGTACTGCTGATCTATGGCGCCGCCAAGGTGAG CGCAAGAGATGCTTCGTCCTGCTCTGGGTTATAA
- the LOC108072908 gene encoding uncharacterized protein — translation MACHCWYLRQIVTRCCLCYSLRFGVLLLGCIFLTWFIYLTVGTGFMMESIFPDEYQKYTTHFNPAPAALKTTMVFSFFGILVSALLCIGVHNNNEMLFLPFLVFSPVWILVHILVLLVYTFKLVIILLTLLTIVVLIYTWIVVWSYYVHLLFAYEDELETGYI, via the exons ATGGCTTGTCACTGCTGGTATCTAAGACAGATCGTGACCAGGTGCTGTCTGTGCTATTCCCTGCGCTTTGGGGTTTTGCTCCTTGGATGCATCTTCCTAACCTGGTTCATCTACCTGACCGTCGGCACTGGCTTCATGATGGAATCCATCTTCCCCGATGAGTACCAAAAGTATACCACGCATTTTAATCCTGCACCGGCCGCCCTCAAGACCACCATGGTGTTTTCCTTCTTTGGCATTTTAGTATCTGCCTTGCTCTGCATCGGTGTACATAAT aACAACGAAATGCTTTTTCTGCCCTTCTTGGTCTTTTCGCCAGTTTGGATACTTGTTCATATTCTGGTGTTGCTTGTCTACACCTTTAAACTGGTTATAATCCTACTAACGCTCTTGACCATAG TGGTTTTAATCTACACCTGGATAGTGGTTTGGTCCTATTATGTTCACCTGCTTTTTGCCTACGAAGACGAGCTTGAAACTGGTTACATATGA
- the LOC108072909 gene encoding uncharacterized protein isoform X1 — MTMLFKKCCFLLPLNYGCYIIGVLFLSFHVGELITHTNDTIFIKNVSQKSWGAVVMAPILMAGTLGSVLLIYGAAKRKRCFVLLWVIIYVIILLMYIILYIISFVKSSPPPIIIAVQSVIIIGLIYSLLIVHSFYRYLRTVEHDDAI, encoded by the exons ATGACGATGCTTTTCAAGAAATGTTGCTTTTTGTTACCGCTAAACTACGGATGCTACATCATCGGCGTCCTCTTCTTGAGCTTCCACGTGGGCGAATTGATAACGCATACGAACGACACGATCTTCATAAAGAACGTCTCCCAAAAGTCCTGGGGTGCTGTTGTCATGGCCCCAATCCTGATGGCGGGAACCTTGGGGTCCGTACTGCTGATCTATGGCGCCGCCAAG CGCAAGAGATGCTTCGTCCTGCTCTGGGTTATAATCTATGTTATTATACTCCTGATGTACATCATCCTGTATATAATATCTTTTGTAAAATCCTCGCCACCGCCGATAATAATCGCCGTCCAGTCGGTGATCATAA TTGGCCTGATATACTCGCTGTTGATAGTGCATTCATTTTACAGGTACCTACGGACGGTGGAGCACGACGATGCCATTTGA